A genomic stretch from Helianthus annuus cultivar XRQ/B chromosome 1, HanXRQr2.0-SUNRISE, whole genome shotgun sequence includes:
- the LOC110931906 gene encoding uncharacterized protein LOC110931906 gives MASNPWWPSSSDDEEEMFFANAVLRAGQILIEEEEEEEEEEFSSENVITRRIRINRDRQGAHDKLVNDYFSDEPLYNADIFRRRFRMSRRLFTRIANDLAGLDPFFTQRPDARNYEGFTTLQKCTAAIRQLAYGTVADALDEYLQMSARTTRECLYRFCHNVVKLYSKKYLRKPNAYDVQQLYQAHEARHGFPGMLGSIDCMHWGWHNCPTAWRGQYTRGDHGYPTLAKRSANSSLKIEVVINELVRLGL, from the exons ATGGCTTCTAATCCTTGGTGGCCCTCGTCTTCGGATGACGAAGAGGAGATGTTTTTCGCAAACGCTGTACTACGGGCGGGACAGATTTTAatcgaagaggaagaggaagaggaagaggaagaattCTCGTCTGAAAATGTTATTACCAGACGAATACGCATTAACAGAGACCGCCAAG GAGCGCACGACAAATTGGTGAACGATTATTTTTCGGATGAGCCACTTTACAACGCCGACATTTTTAGACGCAGGTTCCGAATGAGTCGCCGCTTATTCACAAGGATTGCCAATGATTTGGCGGGGCTAGACCCGTTTTTCACGCAACGTCCTGATGCTCGAAATTATGAAGGGTTTACAACGTTACAAAAGTGTACTGCGGCCATTCGACAACTGGCGTACGGGACAGTGGCCGACGCTTTGGACGAATACTTACAGATGTCAGCAAGAACTACGCGGGAATGTTTGTATCGGTTTTGCCATAATGTGGTGAAACTGTATAGCAAAAAATATTTGCGGAAACCAAACGCGTATGATGTTCAACAGTTGTACCAAGCTCATGAAGCAAGGCACGGGTTTCCGGGAATGCTTGGTAGCATTGATTGTATGCATTGGGGGTGGCATAATTGCCCGACTGCGTGGCGCGGCCAATATACGCGAGGTGATCACGGATATCCAAcc CTTGCTAAAAGATCCGCAAACAGCTCGCTAAAAATCGAGGTGGTTATAAACGAGTTGGTTCGGCTTGGCTTGTAA